The sequence below is a genomic window from Methylocystis sp. IM3.
TGCGGCCTGTTCCCGGTCGACGCCGCCGATTTCGAGGATTTGCGCGCCGCGATCGGCAAGCTGCGCCTCAACGACGCGAGCTTCTCTTATGAAATGGAGACTTCGGCGGCGCTGGGCTTCGGCTTCCGCTGCGGCTTCCTCGGCCTTCTGCATCTTGAGATCATTCAGGAGCGGCTCCACCGCGAATTCAATCTCGATCTCATCGCGACGGCGCCCTCGGTCGTCTACAAGATTTTGCTCACCAATGGCGACGAGATCGAGCTGCACAACCCGGCCGACATGCCGGATGTCGTGAAGATCGAGGAAATCAAGGAGCCCTGGATTCGGGCCACGATCCTGACGCCCGACGAATATCTCGGCTCAGTGCTGAAACTCTGCCAGGACCGGCGCGGCGTGCAGGTCGATCTCAACTATGTCGGCAAGCGCGCGATGGCGGTCTATGACCTGCCGCTCAACGAGGTGGTCTTCGACTTCTACGATCGTCTGAAGTCCATATCGAAGGGCTACGCCAGCTTCGACTATCAGCTCACCGACTATCGCGCCGGCGATCTCGTGAAGATGAGCATTCTTGTCAATTCCGAGCCCGTGGACGCCTTGTCCATGCTGGTGCATCGCACCCGCGCGGAGGGGCGCGGGCGCCAGATGTGCGAGAAGCTCAAGGAGCTCATCCCGCCGCATATGTTCCAGGTGCCGATCCAGGCGGCGCTCGGCGGCAAGATCATCGCCCGCGAAACGGTGCGCGCCTTCCGCAAGGACGTGACCGCCAAATGTTACGGCGGCGACGTGACGCGTAAGCGCAAGCTGCTCGAGAAGCAGAAGGAAGGCAAGAAGAAGATGCGCCAGTTCGGGCGGGTGGAGATCCCGCAAGAGGCGTTCATCGCCGCCCTGAAGATGGAGGAGTAGGGGCGTCCTCCTTCAGCCGTCGCGCCGCCGCCATACGCGCGGCGCCTGTGCGACCTGCACGAAAATCTGGCTGCGCCGCCCGACCCCGCGTGATGGAAGATCACGCCGGTTGTAAGTATCCGCGATTGGCCGAGGCCCGTTGAGGCGCTTGGGCGCTCGAATGTTTTGCACAATATGGCGAGACGGCGTCGTCGCCGGAAGTTAAGCCCAACGCGGGGCGCAAACTCTCTAATTGATGTTGATTTGCCCTAAGAGAGAAGTGAACGTTGTTTACGTAGCGGGCAATCCGTAGAGCATACGCGGCAATGTGCGCAATTGGAGGCCGCGTTGCGCTCACTTGACGTATTTCTGTTGACCGAAAGTCCGCCGGATCTCGCTGGAAAAGCTTCATTCCTGATTAAATCTCGCGCCAGCGCGCGCTGAGTGCGGCGAATTTGCGACGTTATCTTACGAAATACTTATCTTGTCGCTGCTGGCGCCGTGGCGTAGGATCGTAACAGAAAATAACGGATCGTAACTACAAGATGATCTCTCCACGAGCTATGTCTCTGCCTTTCGGGAGGCGGAGCTGCGAGCATTTCATGGATATTCAGGCCTTCGCCAACAGGTTTCGCGAGGTCTCTCCGTCCGTGCTCGAGATGGACGCCGTTCCCGCCGACGGCAAAGATCCCCAAGGTTTCGAGGGCTTCGTTTCCGCAATCGAAATCAGTTCCCAGACGCTGGTCTCCGCTTGTATGGATCCCGTAAAGTGGTCCGTTAAAAGCTCGGATCACTTTGAGTTCCACATCCCTTTTATCGGAGGTTATGAGGCCGCCGTTGGTGGAAAAAGGATCAAAGTGGAAGCGGGGAGAAGCGTCGCCCTGCTTGTGCCGGATGTGGCTCACGAGGGCGTCACGACCCAGGCTAGTTTCGGCATTATTCGGCTCAAAAGAGAACAGCTGGTTGCAACGATAAGAGCCATGTCCTGGGCCATGGGCGTCGAACTGCCCATGTCGAGGGTAATGGAGAGTTCGTCGATTGCAGCGGATGCTGGCTCCATAAATTTCCGGGACTTCTTTTCAGGCCTTTTCAATCTGGTTGACGAATGCAGAGGCAACCAGTCCGTGCTGAACCGCATGTGCCTTGACGATGTGATCGCGAGGGCGATGGTTTCGCTGATTTACCGCGACAGAATACTGATTGACGCCGCGCAAGAGAATATTCCGCGCATGAACAAAAACATCGATACGATCTGCGAGCACATAAGAAATCATCCCGAAAGATGGGTTTCCAAAACCGAGATGGAGAGACTGACGGGAATATCGGGCAGAGCCATTCAATATGGTTTTCAAAAAAGGTATTTTGTCGGCCCAATGGAATGGCAGAAACGCGAAAAGTTGCGCCTCGCAAGACAGTTGCTGCTGGAGTCAGGGGATAATGCAACTATCGGGTCCATATCGGACCGGCTGGGTTTCTCCTCTCCATCCAGATTTACAATAGAGTTCAGGAAGCTGTTCGGGGAGTCGCCGAGCGGTCTCAGAAATCGTCGACGCGCTTCTTGAGAAGGCGCTTCAGGAGGCGGCGGCATTCCGAAGTTGAATATCTTATTTCCGAAAAATGTCTTTTTTCTGGATTGTTATGATGCTTCTGTCTTTTTGGGGAACAGCGGGCACGGAGCGTTCACGTGACAGAACCAGGAAATTCGTCTGACAGAACATTTTACCGGAGAAGCTGCGTATGGCGTTTGGCCATGTTTTGCGCCGGCCTGGCTTTGGCCCTGATCGTTGCGGCTCTCCTCACGCGCTCGGTTGAAGTGAGGACGCTGGTTCTCGTCCTTTCTTTATATTTTGCTCTCTCTTTTTTCAGCGAGCTGCTCGGGGTTGCTCTCGCCGGTCATGCTATTTCTTTCCCGCGCCGAGTGCTGAAAATGTTTCCCCTTCCCGTTCTTTTGCGAAGGTCTCTGAATGTCTCAGATATTTACGTAATTTATTCCTTCAGTAGTCCGGGACTCCAAAGATGCACTGTCGCAACCTTTCAGGGCGGTAGGGAAACCATCTATTTCCCCGACAGGGACGCGAAATATGCGTTCTTTTCGTCACTGAACTCTGTCAACCGCGAGATAAAAATCGTGCGTATTGCGAACTAGACGGGCCCTGAAGAGATTCACCCTCGCGCCAGCACGATCATCAGCGCGCCGGCGAGCATGACTCCCGCCCCCAGCAACCGCCCGCCGTTCTCCTCCTTGAGGACGCGCCCGCTCGCGAGGACCGTGAACAACGCCGAGAGGCGCTTGATCGCGATGACGTAAGGCGTGAAGAGGACGGTGAGCGCCCACATCTGCAGGGCCGCGCCAAAGGACAGGGCGGAGCCGGCGACGAGCGCATGACGCAAAGCTCTCGGATGCGCGCCTGGGCGGCCGCTCGCGAGCCAATAGCCCAGCGAACAGATCGCGATGAAGGCGCTTAGCGTCGTCATGTAGATGAGCGGGGCCGACGCCTTCACGGCAAGCTTGTCCAGATTGGCGCAGATGCTCCAGATACTTGCCGTCACGATCATGTAACGCGGCCCGGCATGACGGATGAAAACGCTGAAATTCAGCTTTTTCTTGCTGTCCTGATTGACGTCGAGAAGGCCGACGCCGAGCACGGTGAGGATGACGCCGAGAATGCCCATCGGGGGCGCCGTTTCGCCTGTCATGATCGGCGAGGTGACGAGCATCAGCACCGGCGTCAGCAGGACGAGCGGCGCGACGAGCGAGGCGTCGGACAGGCGGAAAGCGCGAATGAAGAAGACATAAGCCACGACGTTGAGGGCGCCGTTGAGGACGAGAAGGCTCCAGAACCCCGGCTTCGTTAGGGTCTCGAGCGTTTCCACCGGCGCGCTCAGCAGCCCGGGATAGGCGACGGCGCTGGCGATGACCAGCAGAAACGTACACATCGTCCATTGCGCCGCGAGGATGGCCCGATCGTCGGCCGCGCGGGTCGCGGCTTTAGTGCCGAGATCCGTGACCGTTTGGCACAGGGCGGTGATGAGCGAGCCGAAGAGGGCGAGAAGGGCGAGATCCATCTACAGGCCATAGCTCGCGCGTGTGATTTTGCAATTAAGGTTTTGCGGCTTGCACCAGCGTATCGACGCCGTCACGGAAATTGACCTCGACCGGTGAGAAGCCGAGCGAGGCAAGCTGATCGAGCGCCGGCCGGAAATACATGATGTGGTCGGGGGATTCGTCGCTGTAGAGATGCACGATCCAGTCTTCGAGCAGATCGAGCCGGTCGAGCTCCCTGAAGAGCTTGAACCACTGGCGCACCATCGCCTGCGTGTCGGCAAGATGCGCGGCGCGGTCGTCGATGGCATAGCGGTCGCCATTCACGAAGAGCCCGCCCGGCGCGAGCACGCGATAAACTTCCGCGAGGACTTGCAGGCGATATTCTTGCGAAAAATTGTGAATTGCGTAGTTGGACGCGACGATGTCGACGCTTGCGTCGGAGAGGGCCTTCAGCGCCGAGAGCGCATCTGCCTCCCTGAAGTCGACGCGGCCGGCCTTCACATAGTCGGAAAGACTCTCGCGCGCCTGATCGAGCATTCTCGCGGCGCTGTCGATGGCGATCAAGTGGAGGTCGTCGCGCGCGGCGAGGAGCGCGAGCGTGCTGATGCCGGTGCCGCAGCCGATCTCGAAACCCTCGAGGGCCGCGCCCGGCCTGAAGGTCCCCACGATCTCGCCGACGCGTTTGGCCAGCAGGACGTGATTGGGGCACATCAGCCGAAGGAAGTCATATTCCGCGCCGATCCTGCCGGTGAAAAG
It includes:
- the lepA gene encoding translation elongation factor 4, with protein sequence MSTPHKFDNIRNFSIVAHIDHGKSTLADRLIQETGTLAAREMVEQVLDSMDIERERGITIKAQTVRLHYRAKDGKEYILNLMDTPGHVDFAYEVSRSLKACEGSLLVVDASQGVEAQTLANVYQAIDAGHEIVPVLNKIDLPAAEPDRIKEQIEEVIGLDASDAVLISAKTGIGIPDVLEAIVTRLPPPQGDEKGPLKALLVDSWYDAYLGVVVLVRIFDGTLKKGQKIQMMGTGAHYEVDKIGVFRPKMQDVAALGPGEVGFITAQIKQVADTRVGDTITDERKPCAEALPGFKPAQPVVFCGLFPVDAADFEDLRAAIGKLRLNDASFSYEMETSAALGFGFRCGFLGLLHLEIIQERLHREFNLDLIATAPSVVYKILLTNGDEIELHNPADMPDVVKIEEIKEPWIRATILTPDEYLGSVLKLCQDRRGVQVDLNYVGKRAMAVYDLPLNEVVFDFYDRLKSISKGYASFDYQLTDYRAGDLVKMSILVNSEPVDALSMLVHRTRAEGRGRQMCEKLKELIPPHMFQVPIQAALGGKIIARETVRAFRKDVTAKCYGGDVTRKRKLLEKQKEGKKKMRQFGRVEIPQEAFIAALKMEE
- a CDS encoding helix-turn-helix domain-containing protein, with product MDIQAFANRFREVSPSVLEMDAVPADGKDPQGFEGFVSAIEISSQTLVSACMDPVKWSVKSSDHFEFHIPFIGGYEAAVGGKRIKVEAGRSVALLVPDVAHEGVTTQASFGIIRLKREQLVATIRAMSWAMGVELPMSRVMESSSIAADAGSINFRDFFSGLFNLVDECRGNQSVLNRMCLDDVIARAMVSLIYRDRILIDAAQENIPRMNKNIDTICEHIRNHPERWVSKTEMERLTGISGRAIQYGFQKRYFVGPMEWQKREKLRLARQLLLESGDNATIGSISDRLGFSSPSRFTIEFRKLFGESPSGLRNRRRAS
- a CDS encoding EamA family transporter → MDLALLALFGSLITALCQTVTDLGTKAATRAADDRAILAAQWTMCTFLLVIASAVAYPGLLSAPVETLETLTKPGFWSLLVLNGALNVVAYVFFIRAFRLSDASLVAPLVLLTPVLMLVTSPIMTGETAPPMGILGVILTVLGVGLLDVNQDSKKKLNFSVFIRHAGPRYMIVTASIWSICANLDKLAVKASAPLIYMTTLSAFIAICSLGYWLASGRPGAHPRALRHALVAGSALSFGAALQMWALTVLFTPYVIAIKRLSALFTVLASGRVLKEENGGRLLGAGVMLAGALMIVLARG
- a CDS encoding class I SAM-dependent methyltransferase, with translation MSARPHVTLQDNLFTGRIGAEYDFLRLMCPNHVLLAKRVGEIVGTFRPGAALEGFEIGCGTGISTLALLAARDDLHLIAIDSAARMLDQARESLSDYVKAGRVDFREADALSALKALSDASVDIVASNYAIHNFSQEYRLQVLAEVYRVLAPGGLFVNGDRYAIDDRAAHLADTQAMVRQWFKLFRELDRLDLLEDWIVHLYSDESPDHIMYFRPALDQLASLGFSPVEVNFRDGVDTLVQAAKP